From Candidatus Palibaumannia cicadellinicola, the proteins below share one genomic window:
- the dsbB gene encoding disulfide bond formation protein DsbB has protein sequence MYIYLYSCSKNRIIWLLLALTAFILEVVGFYLQYVMLINPCVLCIYQRLTLYCIMIAGILVAISPSIFLLRFIGISVLIYSAWKGLRVSIIQYKTNISPFFICDLVINFPSWLHYLDKFFPYLFYNTSNSNCAVNKLNLISLSMTKWMMFIFSGYIIIGIVILLAQFCTLNKKIIFNKRN, from the coding sequence ATGTATATCTATTTATATAGCTGCTCTAAAAATCGTATAATTTGGTTACTACTTGCACTTACTGCTTTTATTTTAGAAGTAGTTGGATTTTATTTACAGTATGTAATGTTAATTAATCCTTGTGTGCTATGTATTTACCAACGTTTGACGTTGTATTGCATTATGATTGCTGGTATTTTAGTTGCAATATCACCTTCTATATTTTTATTACGCTTTATAGGTATATCTGTATTGATATACAGCGCTTGGAAAGGACTCAGGGTTTCTATTATTCAATATAAGACTAATATTTCACCTTTTTTTATCTGTGATTTGGTTATTAATTTTCCTAGTTGGCTACATTATTTAGATAAATTTTTCCCTTATTTATTTTATAACACTAGTAACAGTAACTGTGCCGTAAATAAATTAAATTTAATTTCACTATCAATGACTAAATGGATGATGTTCATTTTTTCTGGATATATAATAATAGGCATTGTCATTTTGCTGGCACAGTTTTGTACTTTAAATAAAAAAATTATTTTTAATAAACGTAATTAA
- a CDS encoding PTS mannose/fructose/sorbose transporter subunit IIC encodes MEITTLQIILMCLVGCIAGMESILDEFQIHRPLITCTLIGIILGNMTTGIIIGGTLEMIALGWMNVGAAVAPDISLASIIATILVIACKQDISTSLALAIPLAAAGQVLTIIVRTITIGFQHAADRAAEHGNLKAISFIHISALLLQAIRIAIPVFIVSISVSTDTMHTILTSIPEVVTNGLRIVGGIIVVVGYAMVINMMRTSYLMPFLYLGFVISAFTSFNVVALGILGIIMAILYIQLSSQSAAVPPTTALSQDLNKKNLDNELD; translated from the coding sequence ATGGAGATAACCACGCTTCAAATAATACTAATGTGTCTCGTGGGCTGTATTGCAGGTATGGAATCTATTCTAGACGAATTTCAGATTCACCGTCCATTAATCACATGTACCTTAATTGGTATTATTCTAGGTAATATGACAACTGGGATAATAATAGGTGGTACGCTAGAAATGATAGCACTAGGCTGGATGAATGTTGGTGCTGCAGTAGCACCTGATATCTCATTAGCCTCAATTATAGCTACAATACTAGTAATTGCATGTAAGCAAGATATCTCTACTAGTCTGGCACTTGCTATTCCGCTAGCCGCAGCCGGACAAGTTTTGACTATAATAGTGCGTACTATAACAATTGGATTTCAACACGCAGCTGACCGAGCAGCAGAGCATGGTAACCTAAAAGCTATAAGTTTTATCCATATTTCTGCTTTATTATTACAAGCAATACGTATTGCGATTCCTGTGTTTATTGTGAGTATTTCAGTTAGTACTGATACTATGCATACTATTCTTACTTCTATTCCAGAAGTAGTAACTAATGGACTGCGTATCGTAGGAGGTATTATTGTTGTAGTAGGTTATGCAATGGTAATTAATATGATGCGTACTAGTTACTTAATGCCATTTTTATACCTTGGTTTTGTGATTTCAGCATTTACTAGCTTTAATGTAGTAGCACTAGGTATATTAGGCATAATAATGGCTATTTTGTATATTCAATTAAGCTCACAAAGTGCAGCAGTACCACCGACTACAGCACTATCGCAAGATCTAAATAAAAAAAATCTTGATAATGAATTAGATTAA
- the sppA gene encoding signal peptide peptidase SppA, protein MITLWNIIKNQCRLVWRLLIFIRNFICNIFIFLIIVIIVGIPLQINHTKSSVTQGALIMDITGTIVDNAIANNKLRLLGRELFGIKNIKENSLFDIVEIIRQAKSNTNITGLVLSLKNFNGADQPSLQYIGKALSEFRDSGKPIYSIGDSYNQAQYFLASYANKIYLMPQGMVDLRGFATNNFYYKSLLDKLKVNSYIFRVGTYKSAAEPFLRDNMSEAARSADSRWLGKLWQNYMDIVAINRKLTPTELFPDFPTLLARLKAVNGDMAQLALKNKWVDEVTSSASFDQAMIKIFGKNDQSKSFNAISIYDYKLIHPVQQSTKIAVIFVEGTINDGPETPGSICGEQIALQIRDARLDPNIKAIILRVNSPGGSVSASEVIHAELLAARAANKPIVISMGGMAASGGYWISTPGNFIIASKSTITGSIGIFGFIHTLENFLDSIGIHTDGVATSPIANRSITKKLPIELSKIMQLTVENGYNKFIQLVAESRHKTLDEIENIAQGHVWIGSDAINKGLVDKLGDFDDAVNKAAELANIENYQLNWYINQPSIINIVLNQINVENYNFIPKPIINILNFINQNGGIGLFDAQNRYAFCLNCEKGKA, encoded by the coding sequence ATTATTACCTTGTGGAACATTATAAAAAACCAATGCAGATTGGTTTGGCGCTTACTTATTTTTATACGTAATTTTATTTGTAACATATTTATATTTTTAATAATAGTTATTATAGTAGGTATTCCCCTGCAGATTAATCATACGAAATCTTCGGTAACACAAGGTGCTCTCATTATGGATATCACTGGTACCATTGTAGATAATGCCATAGCAAATAATAAATTGAGACTACTTGGTCGTGAATTATTTGGCATAAAAAACATAAAAGAGAATTCACTATTCGATATAGTAGAAATAATTAGACAGGCAAAAAGTAATACTAATATTACTGGTTTAGTACTATCATTAAAAAACTTTAATGGTGCAGATCAACCTTCACTTCAATATATTGGTAAAGCGCTAAGTGAATTCAGAGATAGTGGGAAACCTATTTACTCTATAGGTGATAGTTATAATCAGGCGCAGTATTTTCTTGCTAGCTATGCTAATAAAATTTATCTTATGCCACAAGGTATGGTAGATTTACGAGGTTTTGCTACTAATAATTTCTACTATAAGTCTCTACTAGATAAGCTGAAAGTAAATAGTTATATTTTCCGTGTAGGTACATACAAATCTGCAGCAGAGCCTTTTTTACGTGATAATATGTCCGAAGCAGCTCGATCCGCTGATAGTCGTTGGCTTGGAAAATTATGGCAAAATTATATGGATATAGTAGCTATAAATCGTAAGTTAACACCAACAGAACTTTTTCCTGATTTTCCTACTTTACTTGCTAGATTAAAAGCTGTCAATGGTGATATGGCACAGTTAGCACTAAAGAATAAATGGGTAGATGAAGTAACTTCTAGTGCTAGTTTTGATCAAGCTATGATAAAAATTTTTGGCAAAAATGATCAAAGTAAATCATTTAATGCTATTAGTATCTATGATTATAAGCTCATTCATCCAGTCCAGCAAAGTACTAAAATTGCTGTTATTTTTGTAGAAGGTACAATAAATGACGGACCAGAAACACCTGGATCTATTTGTGGTGAGCAAATTGCTCTTCAGATACGCGATGCACGTTTAGATCCTAATATTAAAGCAATTATTTTGAGAGTAAATAGCCCAGGTGGTAGCGTTAGTGCATCAGAAGTAATTCACGCAGAACTATTAGCAGCACGTGCTGCTAATAAACCTATAGTAATATCTATGGGTGGTATGGCAGCTTCAGGTGGTTATTGGATATCTACACCGGGAAACTTTATTATTGCTAGCAAAAGTACCATCACTGGCTCGATTGGTATTTTTGGTTTTATCCATACTTTAGAAAATTTTCTTGACAGTATTGGCATACATACTGATGGAGTAGCTACTTCACCAATAGCAAATAGATCAATAACAAAAAAATTACCAATAGAATTATCAAAAATAATGCAGCTTACAGTAGAAAATGGCTATAATAAATTTATTCAGCTAGTAGCTGAATCTCGTCATAAGACATTAGATGAAATTGAAAACATTGCTCAGGGTCATGTATGGATTGGTAGCGATGCCATAAATAAAGGGCTAGTAGATAAATTAGGTGATTTTGATGATGCTGTCAATAAAGCAGCTGAGTTAGCCAATATTGAAAATTATCAACTTAATTGGTATATAAATCAGCCAAGTATAATAAATATTGTACTGAATCAAATTAATGTAGAAAATTATAATTTTATACCTAAACCTATTATTAATATATTAAATTTTATAAATCAAAATGGTGGGATAGGATTATTTGATGCTCAAAATCGCTATGCATTTTGCCTAAATTGTGAAAAAGGTAAGGCATAA
- the minC gene encoding septum site-determining protein MinC — translation MIKKPINIKGSSFTLSVININNAPLEEIIKAIQEKVKQAPNLFQHAPVIINVANLNSECNWLDFSRAILATGLHVVAVSGCQDSTLRNKILSSGLPIINEGKVIKNYSSAKVLTNKNLAISPSILINTPVRSGQKIYARNSYLIITSSVSAGAELIADGNIHIYGMMRGRALAGASGDIDCQIFCSYISPELVSIAGQYWLLDQIPVELLGKAVRIYLRYGALYITPLIH, via the coding sequence ATGATAAAAAAGCCAATTAATATAAAAGGTAGTAGTTTTACTTTATCGGTAATTAATATTAATAATGCGCCACTAGAAGAAATTATTAAGGCCATACAGGAAAAAGTAAAACAAGCACCTAACTTATTTCAACATGCGCCAGTAATAATAAATGTTGCTAATCTTAATAGCGAATGTAATTGGCTTGATTTTTCCAGAGCGATATTAGCAACTGGGCTACATGTAGTTGCCGTTAGTGGTTGTCAAGATTCTACCCTAAGAAATAAAATTCTAAGTAGCGGACTGCCAATTATAAACGAAGGAAAGGTAATTAAAAACTACAGTAGTGCTAAAGTTCTTACTAATAAGAATCTAGCTATTAGTCCATCAATATTAATTAATACTCCGGTCCGTTCAGGACAAAAAATTTATGCACGTAATAGTTATTTGATTATCACAAGCAGCGTAAGTGCTGGTGCAGAACTAATCGCAGATGGTAATATTCATATATATGGGATGATGCGTGGTAGGGCGCTAGCAGGTGCATCTGGAGATATTGATTGTCAAATTTTCTGTAGTTATATATCACCAGAACTAGTATCTATTGCAGGACAATATTGGTTATTAGATCAAATTCCTGTAGAATTATTAGGAAAAGCTGTACGTATTTACCTGCGCTACGGTGCACTGTATATCACACCTTTAATCCATTGA
- the tsaB gene encoding tRNA (adenosine(37)-N6)-threonylcarbamoyltransferase complex dimerization subunit type 1 TsaB: MSTSILAIDTATEACSAALMIDQTIIDRFAVIPREHTKNILPMVDSLLAEANIKLSDLDALAFSCGPGSFTGIRISISIAQGLALGANLSLIGISTLATLAQGAWRQTGANKVIPAIDAMMGEVYCAQYLRYNDGIWLGKKTEAVLKPKDLVTMISESELTGSWVCAGTGWMNYPELITFKQKYINNSDIDQIILPSAQDMLPLALQQLRNGYFNSLTTVKPNYLRNKVASNKPISNK; the protein is encoded by the coding sequence GTGTCAACTAGTATTTTAGCAATTGATACCGCTACTGAAGCTTGCTCAGCCGCATTAATGATAGATCAGACAATCATAGATCGCTTTGCTGTGATACCACGTGAGCATACTAAAAATATTCTACCAATGGTAGATAGCTTATTAGCTGAAGCAAATATTAAATTATCAGATCTAGATGCCTTAGCTTTTAGCTGTGGTCCGGGTAGTTTTACTGGAATACGTATTAGTATTAGTATTGCTCAGGGATTAGCATTAGGCGCTAATTTATCTCTTATTGGCATATCAACACTTGCGACTTTAGCTCAAGGCGCATGGCGACAGACTGGTGCTAATAAGGTAATTCCAGCAATTGATGCAATGATGGGAGAAGTGTACTGCGCACAATATCTTCGTTATAATGACGGAATATGGTTAGGTAAAAAAACTGAAGCAGTACTAAAACCTAAAGATTTAGTTACTATGATCTCAGAATCCGAACTTACTGGTTCCTGGGTGTGTGCAGGAACAGGATGGATGAATTATCCAGAATTAATAACATTTAAGCAAAAATATATTAATAATTCTGATATAGATCAGATAATTTTACCTTCAGCGCAAGATATGCTACCATTAGCATTACAGCAATTACGTAATGGTTACTTTAATTCTTTAACTACAGTAAAACCAAATTATCTAAGGAATAAAGTAGCATCTAATAAACCTATATCAAATAAGTAG
- the minD gene encoding septum site-determining protein MinD, with protein sequence MATIIVVTSGKGGVGKTTSSAAIATGLANKNKKTVVIDFDIGLRNLDLIMGCERRVVYDFVNVINGDAHINQALIKDKRTENLYILPASQTRDKDVLTRTGVEKVLTSLNDMAFDFMICDSPAGIENGALMALYFADEAIITTNPEVSSVRDSDRILGILSSKSRRAETNMAPIKEHLLLTRYNLSRVSRGEMLSMSDVIDILRIPLLGVIPEDNSVLRSSNQGEPIILDKKSHAGQAYSDIVDRLLGYERPLRFIAEDNKGFLRRLFGV encoded by the coding sequence ATGGCAACCATTATAGTTGTAACTTCAGGAAAAGGTGGCGTTGGTAAAACTACATCAAGTGCAGCAATTGCTACTGGTTTAGCCAATAAAAATAAGAAAACTGTAGTCATTGATTTTGATATTGGGTTAAGAAACCTAGATTTGATTATGGGTTGTGAACGTAGAGTAGTATATGACTTTGTTAATGTTATTAATGGTGATGCACATATAAATCAAGCGCTTATAAAAGATAAGCGCACTGAAAATCTATATATTTTACCAGCTTCTCAAACTCGTGATAAAGATGTCCTTACTAGGACCGGGGTAGAAAAAGTACTAACTAGTTTAAATGATATGGCTTTTGACTTCATGATATGTGATTCTCCTGCAGGAATTGAAAACGGTGCATTAATGGCACTTTACTTTGCAGATGAAGCAATTATTACGACTAATCCAGAAGTTTCTTCTGTGAGAGACTCAGATAGAATATTAGGGATTTTGTCTTCTAAGTCGCGCCGTGCTGAAACAAATATGGCTCCTATTAAGGAACACTTGTTGCTAACTAGATATAACCTTAGTAGAGTTAGCCGTGGTGAAATGCTTAGTATGTCTGATGTAATTGATATTTTAAGAATTCCGCTATTAGGTGTAATACCTGAAGATAATTCAGTTTTACGATCTTCTAATCAAGGTGAACCTATTATACTAGATAAAAAGTCTCATGCTGGCCAAGCTTATTCTGATATTGTGGATCGATTATTAGGCTATGAACGTCCCTTACGCTTTATTGCCGAAGATAATAAGGGTTTTCTAAGACGTCTTTTTGGTGTATGA
- a CDS encoding PTS mannose transporter subunit IID, whose product MSDIRAVFIRSNLFQASWNFERMQALGFCFSMVPVIRRLYPEKNEARKQAIKRHLEFFNTHPYVAAPILGVTMAMEEQRANGALIDDAAINSVKVGFMGPLAGVGDPIFWGTLRPVLAALGASIALSGSILGPMIFFILFNIVRLTIRYYGVSYGYHKGLNIVKDISNGLLKKLTEGASIVGLFVMGALINKWTHINMNFVVSSVNNLEGKTTFITMQSILDQLIPGLVPLLLTFGCMWLLQRKINAIWILMSFFVFGIVGYWIGLLGL is encoded by the coding sequence ATTAGCGATATTCGTGCAGTATTTATTCGCTCTAATTTATTTCAGGCATCATGGAACTTCGAACGTATGCAAGCACTAGGTTTCTGTTTTTCTATGGTGCCAGTAATTCGCCGCCTATATCCTGAAAAAAATGAAGCGCGTAAGCAAGCAATTAAACGACACCTGGAATTTTTTAATACACATCCATATGTAGCAGCGCCTATACTAGGTGTGACTATGGCAATGGAAGAACAGCGCGCAAACGGGGCGCTGATTGATGATGCGGCTATCAATAGTGTAAAAGTAGGTTTTATGGGTCCTCTTGCTGGCGTAGGTGATCCTATTTTTTGGGGTACATTACGACCAGTGTTAGCAGCGCTAGGTGCTAGCATAGCGCTAAGTGGCAGTATATTAGGACCAATGATTTTCTTTATATTATTTAACATTGTACGTCTAACAATTCGTTATTATGGTGTATCTTATGGTTATCATAAAGGGTTGAATATCGTTAAAGATATTAGTAATGGTTTATTAAAAAAACTAACTGAAGGAGCATCAATTGTTGGATTATTTGTTATGGGAGCACTAATTAATAAGTGGACTCATATTAATATGAATTTTGTAGTATCAAGCGTGAATAATTTAGAAGGTAAAACTACATTCATAACTATGCAATCAATACTAGATCAACTAATACCTGGTTTGGTTCCTTTACTACTTACTTTTGGTTGTATGTGGTTACTACAGCGTAAAATAAACGCAATATGGATATTAATGAGCTTTTTTGTATTTGGCATTGTAGGTTATTGGATAGGTTTACTTGGCTTATAA
- the gap gene encoding type I glyceraldehyde-3-phosphate dehydrogenase — MTIKIGINGFGRIGRMICRAAQKRDDIEIVAINDLLDANYMGYMLKYDSTHGIFNGTLVVGDGYLIVNGKHIRCTSEKDPINIKWDLVGVDIVAEATGLFLTEATARKHITSGAKKVVLTGPSKDDTPMFVMGVNHKSYNGQKIISNASCTTNCLAPLAKVINDNFGIVEALMTTVHAMTATQKTVDSNSYKDWREGRGASQNIIPSSTGAAKAVGKVIPQLNGKLTGISFRVPTPNVSVVDLTARINISTSYEEICSVIKQTSECELKGIMGYTDENVVSTDFNGETLTSVFDAKAGVALNKNFVKLVAWYDNETGYSHKVLDLISYIANYK, encoded by the coding sequence ATGACTATCAAAATAGGTATCAACGGTTTTGGTCGTATTGGGAGGATGATTTGTCGTGCTGCGCAGAAACGTGATGACATTGAAATCGTTGCTATAAACGACCTATTAGATGCTAACTACATGGGTTATATGTTGAAATATGACTCCACTCATGGTATATTTAATGGCACATTAGTAGTAGGAGATGGTTATCTTATAGTAAATGGTAAACATATACGTTGTACTTCTGAAAAAGATCCTATTAATATAAAATGGGATTTAGTTGGCGTAGATATCGTAGCTGAAGCAACCGGTTTATTCTTAACTGAGGCAACTGCACGTAAACATATTACTTCTGGAGCTAAGAAAGTTGTGCTTACTGGTCCATCTAAAGATGATACACCTATGTTTGTTATGGGTGTAAACCATAAGTCTTATAATGGTCAGAAGATTATCTCTAATGCTTCATGCACGACTAATTGTCTGGCTCCATTAGCTAAAGTTATAAATGATAACTTTGGTATTGTTGAAGCACTGATGACAACTGTACATGCAATGACAGCTACTCAAAAAACTGTTGATAGCAATTCTTATAAAGACTGGCGTGAGGGGAGGGGAGCTTCTCAGAACATTATTCCATCCTCTACTGGAGCTGCAAAAGCAGTTGGTAAAGTTATTCCTCAACTTAATGGTAAGTTAACAGGTATATCTTTCAGAGTTCCTACTCCAAACGTATCGGTAGTCGATTTAACGGCACGTATAAATATATCTACTTCTTATGAAGAAATATGCTCAGTGATAAAACAAACTTCTGAATGTGAGTTGAAAGGAATAATGGGTTACACAGATGAAAACGTAGTTTCAACTGATTTTAATGGTGAGACTCTTACTTCGGTTTTTGATGCTAAAGCTGGTGTCGCTTTAAACAAAAATTTTGTTAAACTAGTTGCCTGGTATGATAACGAAACAGGATATTCTCACAAAGTTTTGGATTTAATATCGTATATTGCTAACTATAAATAA
- the minE gene encoding cell division topological specificity factor MinE, whose protein sequence is MELFNFCFSRKQTPANLAKQRLQIIVAEQRKSCKIHHYVPQLKYDLLQVLYKYLSLSIYSEVLSVQLNIKHGDVSIIDLQINLPEIANSLQCRK, encoded by the coding sequence ATGGAATTATTCAATTTTTGTTTTTCACGCAAACAAACACCAGCTAATTTAGCTAAACAAAGGTTACAAATTATCGTTGCGGAGCAACGAAAAAGTTGCAAAATACATCATTACGTACCTCAGCTAAAGTACGATTTACTTCAAGTACTATATAAATACTTATCATTATCAATATATTCTGAGGTGCTTTCTGTACAGCTGAACATAAAACATGGTGATGTATCCATTATTGATCTTCAAATAAATCTACCTGAAATCGCAAATAGTTTACAATGTAGAAAATAA
- the manX gene encoding PTS mannose transporter subunit IIAB has product MVTSYNEASSKYLILFIYRRCLVSIAIIISTHGSSAEQLLKTAEMILGKQKNVAWIDFLNGENTDILIKKYNTKLENMDTTNGVLFLVDTWGGSPFNAASKIVMNINNNNYEVISGVNIPMITEIFMARDDNPSFQELVKIAVYTGRFGVKSLKANLSYDEDTLTKHTHTVPVKNHQANHNNHMIIVLARIDDRLIHGQVVTRWTKDTKVKRIIVINDEVANDVIRKTILTQVAPPGITAHVVDIAKAIRVYDNPKYANDLVMLLFTNPSDVLRIIEGGVNITKINIGGMAFCKGKHQINNAVSVDDTDIAAFKQLNKLGIELEVRQVPSDSPLNMMNLIKNKLGK; this is encoded by the coding sequence GTGGTTACTAGCTATAATGAAGCTAGTAGTAAATACTTAATATTATTCATATATAGGAGGTGTTTAGTGAGTATTGCTATAATTATTAGTACTCACGGATCATCAGCTGAACAATTACTTAAAACAGCAGAAATGATTTTAGGTAAACAAAAAAATGTTGCTTGGATAGATTTCTTGAATGGAGAAAATACTGACATATTAATTAAAAAATATAATACTAAACTAGAAAACATGGATACTACTAATGGGGTATTATTTTTAGTTGATACCTGGGGAGGTAGTCCATTTAATGCTGCCAGTAAAATAGTTATGAACATAAATAATAATAACTATGAAGTTATATCAGGGGTAAATATTCCTATGATAACTGAAATATTTATGGCACGTGATGATAATCCATCTTTTCAGGAACTGGTTAAAATTGCAGTATATACCGGTCGTTTCGGCGTGAAATCGCTAAAAGCTAATTTGTCTTATGATGAAGACACACTGACAAAGCACACACACACCGTGCCTGTAAAAAACCATCAGGCTAATCATAATAATCATATGATTATAGTGTTAGCTAGAATTGATGATCGTTTAATTCATGGACAAGTAGTAACTAGATGGACTAAAGATACTAAAGTAAAACGTATAATTGTTATCAATGATGAAGTAGCAAACGATGTAATACGAAAAACTATACTAACTCAAGTTGCTCCTCCTGGAATAACTGCACATGTCGTTGATATTGCTAAAGCTATCAGAGTTTATGATAATCCAAAATATGCTAATGATCTAGTAATGCTATTATTTACTAATCCTTCTGATGTATTACGTATAATAGAAGGTGGAGTAAATATTACTAAAATTAATATTGGTGGTATGGCTTTCTGTAAAGGTAAACATCAAATTAATAATGCAGTATCAGTAGATGATACAGATATTGCTGCATTCAAACAACTAAATAAATTAGGTATTGAGTTAGAAGTACGTCAAGTACCATCAGATTCCCCACTAAATATGATGAATTTAATTAAAAATAAACTTGGAAAATAA
- a CDS encoding TerC family protein, whose protein sequence is MLEIILGIDNIVFVAVLADKLSPKKRDRARMIGLILALIMRILLLSFMSWIVTLTFPLFSIKSLSFSGRDLILLLGGFFLLFKATTELHELLENKKHYGSSSNGYANFCAIVVQIVIFDAVFSLDSMITAVGIINNLTLTITAVVIAMGIMLLVSKFLTNFVNNHTVLVLFLSVLLMIGLSLIAEGFGVHIHKGYLYSAICFSIIIELLNQIAWRNFIKNNTKKPLRELTIEVIMLLIGRRAQYKPYKPSSVDNQFHTLLQDANFAAKKYYLITSIVSLASKKLSSIMTPRNQIVWIDSKLPVEELIVKLITTPHNLLPICYGELDNLIGIVRAKDLMLYLEQGKKINLYEAITPALIVLESRNILNSLKELRSAKDKLIIVANELGIIQGLVTPSNILEAMTELNSLVQ, encoded by the coding sequence ATGTTAGAAATTATTTTGGGTATTGATAATATTGTTTTTGTTGCTGTGTTGGCAGATAAATTATCACCAAAAAAAAGAGATCGTGCTCGTATGATAGGACTTATACTAGCACTAATAATGCGTATATTATTACTGTCTTTTATGTCATGGATTGTTACTCTAACTTTTCCATTATTTAGTATAAAATCTTTATCTTTTTCCGGTCGTGACCTAATTTTGTTATTAGGTGGTTTTTTTTTATTATTTAAAGCTACTACTGAACTTCACGAACTATTAGAAAATAAAAAACATTATGGCAGTTCTAGTAATGGTTATGCTAATTTTTGTGCTATTGTGGTACAAATTGTAATTTTTGATGCAGTTTTTTCATTGGATTCTATGATTACAGCTGTAGGTATAATCAATAATCTTACTCTAACTATTACAGCGGTAGTGATAGCAATGGGGATTATGCTATTAGTTTCTAAATTCTTAACCAATTTTGTTAATAATCATACTGTATTAGTTTTATTTTTAAGCGTTCTACTAATGATAGGGCTTAGTCTAATTGCAGAAGGATTTGGTGTTCATATTCATAAAGGATATTTATATTCTGCTATTTGCTTCTCTATTATTATAGAGCTTTTGAACCAAATAGCTTGGCGTAATTTTATTAAAAATAATACTAAAAAACCTTTACGTGAGCTGACTATAGAAGTCATTATGTTACTAATAGGTAGACGTGCTCAATATAAACCTTATAAACCTTCATCAGTTGACAATCAGTTTCATACATTACTACAGGATGCAAATTTTGCTGCAAAAAAATACTATCTTATAACTAGTATAGTATCACTAGCATCAAAAAAATTAAGTAGCATAATGACTCCTAGAAATCAAATTGTATGGATTGATAGTAAGCTTCCAGTAGAAGAATTAATAGTTAAGTTAATCACTACGCCCCATAATTTGTTACCAATATGTTATGGCGAATTAGATAATTTAATAGGTATAGTGCGTGCTAAAGATTTAATGTTATATCTTGAACAAGGCAAAAAAATTAATTTATATGAAGCTATAACACCAGCTTTGATCGTACTAGAGTCCAGAAATATTTTAAATTCTTTGAAAGAACTACGCAGTGCTAAAGATAAACTAATAATCGTAGCTAATGAATTAGGTATAATTCAGGGGTTAGTAACACCTTCTAACATATTAGAAGCAATGACCGAATTAAATTCTTTAGTACAGTAG